A single Lolium perenne isolate Kyuss_39 chromosome 6, Kyuss_2.0, whole genome shotgun sequence DNA region contains:
- the LOC127305235 gene encoding uncharacterized protein produces MALRLINPTKKPLLHLPRPFSSSSSSNPPFPPPPPPHSDDPDASPRSSPPNSGEPPQRPSLFSDLRERLRSSPAPPPPRRIPTNPPRSAAAPAVPLEDIRRSLENYRAASRNPGAPPVDAPPFSSGGGGTPSFQDLLRSSGPPAARPPNADGAKPFDFTALREGLRKIDPRQQQKQQPKEFLSATSNGIFAKERAGTEADDPDAAVMLYKTYTYEALGKELQELRPPGAGKDGKDWFSLQELQGRIAKLAAKDKDTRLGGQFDALKQSMRNIEKTDKQKAIRNMGGMFSIANLTGNPIPEYLSQPPQEELLERYFHPDHMSGEEKMKLELQKVRDEFKMSENDCGSARVQIAQLTLKIKHLSSVLHKKDKHSRKGLQDMVQRRKKYLKYLRRTDWDSYCMVLSKLGLRDIPEYKAPDYKKTQPTKAKSKKSKRKRKMKT; encoded by the exons atggcgcTCCGCCTGATCAACCCGACCAAGAAGCCCCTCCTCCATCTCCCCCGCCCcttctcctcgtcctcctcctccaaccCTCccttccctcctcctccaccgccgcactCCGACGACCCCGACGCCTCCCCCCGCTCCTCGCCCCCGAACAGCGGCGAGCCCCCGCAGAGACCCTCGCTCTTCAGCGACCTCCGCGAGCGCCTGCGGTCGTCCCCGGCGCCGCCCCCACCGCGGCGGATCCCGACCAACCCGCCCCGTTCCGCCGCGGCCCCCGCCGTGCCCCTCGAGGACATCCGGCGCAGCCTCGAGAACTACCGCGCCGCCTCCCGGAACCCCGGGGCGCCGCCCGTCGACGCGCCCCCCTTCTCCAGCGGCGGCGGGGGCACCCCGTCGTTCCAGGACCTGCTCAGGAGCAGCGGCCCCCCGGCGGCCCGTCCCCCCAACGCCGACGGCGCCAAGCCTTTCGACTTCACCGCCCTCCGCGAGGGCCTCCGGAAGATCGACCCGCGGCAGCAGCAGAAGCAGCAGCCCAAGGAGTTCCTCTCAGCGACGTCAAATGGCATCTTCGCCAAGGAGAGAGCCGGGACAGAGGCGGACGATCCGGACGCCGCCGTCATGCTCTACAAGACCTACACCTACGAAGCCCTCGGGAAGGAGCTCCAGGAGCTGCGGCCGCCGGGCGCGGGGAAGGACGGCAAGGACTGGTTCTCGCTCCAGGAGCTGCAAGGCCGGATCGCCAAGCTGGCCGCCAAGGACAAGGACACGCGGTTGGGTGGCCAGTTCGATGCTTTGAAGCAGAGCATGAGGAACATCGAGAAAACCGATAAGCAGAAGGCCATCAGAAACA TGGGTGGAATGTTTTCGATTGCAAACCTTACTGGGAACCCGATACCGGAGTACCTGAGTCAACCACCCCAGGAGGAGTTGCTAGAGAGG TATTTCCATCCCGACCACATGTCAGGCGAAGAGAAGATGAAATTAGAGCTTCAGAAGGTGAGGGACGAGTTCAAGATGTCCGAGAACGACTGTGGTTCTGCAAGAGTCCAAA TAGCGCAATTAACACTAAAAATCAAGCATCTGTCATCTGTTTTACACAAAAAG GACAAGCATTCTAGGAAGGGTCTTCAGGATATGGTTCAAAGGAGGAAGAAATATCTCAAGTACCTACGGCGAACTGACTGGGACTCGTACTGCATGGTCCTCTCGAAGCTGGGGCTCCGCGACATACCTGAGTACAAAGCGCCTGACTACAAGAAGACCCAGCCTACCAAGGCCAAGTCTaagaagagcaagaggaagagaAAGATGAAGACGTAG
- the LOC127305238 gene encoding uncharacterized protein, whose protein sequence is MALRLINPTKKPLLHLPRPFSSSSSSNPPFPPPPPPHSDDPDASPRSPPPNSGEPPQRPSLFSDLRVPLRSSPAPPPPRRIPTTPPRPTGQPAASLDDIRRSLETFRAESRNPGGAPSTPPLFSSGGGGTPSFQDLLRSSGPPAARNPNADGAKPIDFTTLRESLRKIDPRQQQKQQPKEFLSATSNGIFAKERAGAEADDPDAAVMLYKNYTYEALGKELQELRPPGAGKDGKDWFSLQELQGRIAKLAAKDKDTRLGGQFDALKQSMRNIEKTDKQKAIRNMGGMFSIANLTGNTIPEYLSQPPQEELLERYFHPDHMSGEEKMKLELQKVRDEFKMSENDCGSARVQIAQLTLKIKHLSSVLHKKDKHSRKGLQDMVQRRKKYLKYLRRTDWDSYCMVLSKLGLRDIPEYKAPDYKKTQPTKAKSKKSKRKRKMKT, encoded by the exons atggcgcTCCGCCTGATCAACCCGACCAAGAAGCCCCTCCTCCATCTCCCCCGCCCcttctcctcgtcctcctcctccaaccCTCccttccctcctcctccaccgccgcactCCGACGACCCCGACGCCTCCCCCCGCTCCCCGCCCCCGAACAGCGGCGAGCCCCCGCAGAGACCCTCGCTCTTCAGCGACCTCCGCGTGCCCCTGCGGTCGTCCCCGGCGCCGCCCCCACCGCGGCGGATCCCGACAACCCCGCCCCGTCCCACCGGGCAACCCGCCGCGTCCCTCGACGACATCCGGCGCAGCCTCGAGACCTTCCGCGCCGAGTCCCGGAACCCCGGCGGCGCCCCGTCAACGCCGCCCCTCTTCTCCAGCGGCGGCGGGGGCACCCCGTCGTTCCAGGACCTGCTCCGGAGCAGCGGCCCCCCGGCGGCTCGCAACCCCAACGCCGACGGCGCCAAGCCGATCGACTTCACCACCCTCCGCGAGAGCCTCCGGAAGATCGACCCGCGGCAGCAGCAGAAGCAGCAGCCCAAGGAGTTCCTCTCAGCGACGTCAAATGGCATCTTCGCCAAGGAGAGAGCCGGGGCAGAGGCGGACGATCCGGACGCCGCCGTCATGCTCTACAAGAACTACACCTACGAAGCCCTCGGGAAGGAGCTCCAGGAGCTGCGGCCGCCGGGCGCGGGGAAGGACGGCAAGGACTGGTTCTCGCTCCAGGAGCTGCAAGGCCGGATCGCCAAGCTGGCCGCCAAGGACAAGGACACGCGGTTGGGTGGCCAGTTCGATGCTTTGAAGCAGAGCATGAGGAACATCGAGAAAACCGATAAGCAGAAGGCCATCAGAAACA TGGGTGGAATGTTTTCGATTGCAAACCTTACTGGGAACACGATACCGGAGTACCTGAGTCAACCACCCCAGGAGGAGTTGCTAGAGAGG TATTTCCATCCCGACCACATGTCAGGCGAAGAGAAGATGAAATTAGAGCTTCAGAAGGTGAGGGACGAGTTCAAGATGTCCGAGAACGACTGTGGTTCTGCAAGAGTCCAAA TAGCGCAATTAACACTAAAAATCAAGCATCTGTCATCTGTTTTACACAAAAAG GACAAGCATTCTAGGAAGGGTCTTCAGGATATGGTTCAAAGGAGGAAGAAATATCTCAAGTACCTACGGCGAACTGACTGGGACTCGTACTGCATGGTCCTCTCGAAGCTGGGGCTCCGCGACATACCTGAGTACAAAGCGCCTGACTACAAGAAGACCCAGCCTACCAAGGCCAAGTCTaagaagagcaagaggaagagaAAGATGAAGACGTAG
- the LOC127309781 gene encoding uncharacterized protein yields MALRLINPTKKPLLHLPRPFSSSSSSNPPFPPPPPPHSDDPDASPRSSPPNSGEPPQRPSLFSDLRERLRSSPAPPPPRRIPTNPPRSAAAPAVPLEDIRRSLENYRAASRNPGGAAPSTPPPFSSGGGGTPSFQDLLRSSGPPAARPPNADGAKPFDFTALREGLRKIDPRQQQKQQPKEFLSATSNGIFAKERAGTEADDPDAAVMLYKTYTYEALGKELQELRPPGAGKDGKDWFSLQELQGRIAKLAAKDKDTRLGGQFDALKQSMRNIEKTDKQKAIRNMGGMFSIANLTGNPIPEYLSQPPQEELLERYFHPDHMSGEEKMKLELQKVRDEFKMSENDCGSARVQSKYLTLYTCIIPENCDTHLNTS; encoded by the exons atggcgcTCCGCCTGATCAACCCGACCAAGAAGCCCCTCCTCCATCTCCCCCGCCCcttctcctcgtcctcctcctccaaccCTCccttccctcctcctccaccgccgcactCCGACGACCCCGACGCCTCCCCCCGCTCCTCGCCCCCGAACAGCGGCGAGCCCCCGCAGAGACCCTCGCTCTTCAGCGACCTCCGCGAGCGCCTGCGGTCGTCCCCGGCGCCGCCCCCACCGCGGCGGATCCCGACCAACCCGCCCCGTTCCGCCGCGGCCCCCGCCGTGCCCCTCGAGGACATCCGGCGCAGCCTCGAGAACTACCGCGCCGCCTCCCGGAACCCCGGGGGCGCCGCCCCGTCGACGCCGCCCCCCTTCTCCAGCGGCGGCGGGGGCACCCCGTCGTTCCAGGACCTGCTCAGGAGCAGCGGCCCCCCGGCGGCCCGTCCCCCCAACGCCGACGGCGCCAAGCCTTTCGACTTCACCGCCCTCCGCGAGGGCCTCCGGAAGATCGACCCGCGGCAGCAGCAGAAGCAGCAGCCCAAGGAGTTCCTCTCAGCGACGTCAAATGGCATCTTCGCCAAGGAGAGAGCCGGGACAGAGGCGGACGATCCGGACGCCGCCGTCATGCTCTACAAGACCTACACCTACGAAGCCCTCGGGAAGGAGCTCCAGGAGCTGCGGCCGCCGGGCGCGGGGAAGGACGGCAAGGACTGGTTCTCGCTCCAGGAGCTGCAAGGCCGGATCGCCAAGCTGGCCGCCAAGGACAAGGACACGCGGTTGGGTGGCCAGTTCGATGCTTTGAAGCAGAGCATGAGGAACATCGAGAAAACCGATAAGCAGAAGGCCATCAGAAACA TGGGTGGAATGTTTTCGATTGCAAACCTTACTGGGAACCCGATACCGGAGTACCTGAGTCAACCACCCCAGGAGGAGTTGCTAGAGAGG TATTTCCATCCCGACCACATGTCAGGCGAAGAGAAGATGAAATTGGAGCTTCAGAAGGTGAGGGACGAGTTCAAGATGTCCGAGAACGACTGTGGTTCTGCAAGAGTCCAAAGTAAGTATCTTACCCTTTATACTTGCATAATACCAGAAAACTGTGATACACATCTGAACACAAGTTGA